The window tcagtcccagtctcgtcagtgattcccgagtacctttatctacatttctccagtggtgagtcctcatggttcgagggcctatcttcagatattccagtattttagtggttatgttattactttcagtccagtttgagtcagttggggacctgtcctaatgactctctagttcatggagtagtagaggctttgtcagactagttatcagattgtggttgcgttgagatttccagtattgtggtcatttgaaCCGAGAATTATCttcatatttcctttcatttgatatgacagcgccagtgttttgtatatttcttcttagAAATGAGTCATTATACGTGGTgacaagctcaaagggttagcttggggttactcgtagccttaagcaccgtgtgacgtcccggaaggtgattttgggtcgttacaaggTCGATAAGTGGACTATCTTCGTCATGATGAGTCATTTGACCACTAGAATTAGTTGTGTCTGGGGGTTGAGTTTTTGATAGATCATGAGGACCAAGTATACCTTCAGTTTACTCTTCATTATTGGTCACTGTCCGAGCATAGATCTGTAAGAACACAAAACAAACAAGCTAACAAAGAACAAATAAGATCAAACCCACACAGTTGCTCTAGTCCCATAGTGGGTGCCAAAAAATTTACCATGGATTTAGCACACCTGAATTTGTATGGAGTAAGAGCATTGACATTCAATTTTTAGCGGCTAGAGCAATTATGGTTAAGAGAAACTAAAATTAATTCAAAGACAATAATGAGTAGATAAAACAAATGAACGAGAGCGAGCCGAGGACATCAATGGATACACCGAGAGCTAAGATTCCGAAGACATCAATGGATGCATCGAGAGCTAAGATCATTCTACTAGCAAGACTTAAGTAAACTACAAAGCTATTGAATAATGTAAAAAGGTAAGGAAAGCTTAGCGAACAAGCAACTAATATCGTATTGAAACAGAGTATGAGTAGAAGGGCAAGATCAGTTTATAGGTGAATAAGGATAGCTATTTATAGTGTAAAAACTTAGGACTTAGTCAATCGAATTCTAACAGCAACACTGTAAAAAATTTCTACCTTTGTGAGGATGCCACATGTCCTGATTTGTTAGTGGGTTGGTTAGTATTCTCCTAGCTCTGTTCTATAGGAGCTCGTCCGCAATTCTGAGGGACCTGACAGACTTGTCTCCTGTTTATCATTTTGTTCCATGTCACTAGTGGTGACAAATGGAAGTTTTCTCATCTCATCGGATGAATTCTCTTGCCATGGTTCCTCTAAGTGAGTCCTCTTATAGTCGTGATGTTTGCTATGGCGCTCACGTGCTCGAGCAATTTATTTGTAATCGTCCACATGCCATTGCACCGATTTCTCACCATATAAGTTGTTCAAAATTGAACCAAACTTGATAATTCGAATCGAAAAAAGCTATTGGTTTATCgataataaattattgatttaaCGATTTGATAATGGTTTCGATTATATTTTTTATCGGGTTATCAATTCCAAGACAGTTTAGGGTCTTTTTCTTAATGGGATAACCGATAACCCGATAATAGTTGAGGATAAATCTTATAATTTCCTTACATTTTACTGCTTAGGTTGTGCAAAATAATATAATTCGCGTGCAGTGTGTTGTTATTGCTAGTACTCATTCTAAACTGGTAGATCATatcaatttaataaattttgattttcagacacaaattatttgataatttttggaATACCATATTAGATTCCGTTTTATCATATTATATGTAAGTGATTTTGAGTAAGGAAAATTTTTTATGTGTAATCACAAGTGTTAACCACGTGATGGAAAATCTTAGTAGCTCAATTGGTTGGCTACATGAATTTCCACTTTGTTGGTGAGGGTTTAATTCCTCACATTGTAATCCCCTCTAAAATACCCCTTCCCTATCCccaatttatataatttaagaaATTGTTAACCCGATAATCGAACTGATAATGATTAATAACCGACTAATCGATATATTAAGCGTTCTTAAATGCCTGATACACATCCACCCTAAAAGGATGGCTGTTtgtaaataaatataaagaaaaagaaaaatatgcttTTAATCAGtgagacacttttcttttatgaTACTATGCACTTTCTTTAGAATAAATTTCAGTCACAAAATTGATTTTCCAAGTTAAAAAGCTGATGAAGCCTTTTAAATAGCTGAAGGTATGCTTTGAACAAACTTCAGCTCTGTCAAGGGCCTTCAATTCACTTTGAGGCCTTAGCAACTTGTTTTGGctaaagagaaacaagataatgGCTGTAGCAAGAGAAGGTGAGACACAGTCCTCACAGTTTGCACCAACTCTTCCAAGCACCATTGAGCCATCATCTGAAGGATCAAACACCAAAGGGTTCTCCCAAACACTTCAATCTTTCGGTGAGACAGAGAAAGTACAACTTTCTCAGTTCTCCCAAACACTTCAAACACCAGTGGCTTCTGAGAGAAGGTGCGATTGGGTACTAAATGTGCCGGAACCACCAGGCCTGCTATCCAATCTGAAGAGTTCATTCAAGAAAACAGTACTCTGTCCTCTTGAAAACAAGATTCAATGCCTTGGAAAGCATCCTGTTCCTGCAGTAGTTTCGATTCTCAACGTCATATTTCCTCCACTTTCTTGGTGTAAAGAATATAATGTGAAAAATCTAAAAAGGGACATCTTGGCTGGCTTAACTCTTGCAAGCCTTTGCATCCCTCAGGTACATTATTGAATTAAGTTTGTCCTGTTTCAACATTGATCTTTTCATTGTTCGTTCATATCTACTATCTTGTTATTACTAAGCAGAGCATTGGCTACGCGACTCTCGCGAAACTGGATCCTCAATATGGCCTATGTAAGTGAAATCCTTATACTACAAGTTATGGTTTAAATTTCCATTTTACAAATTAGACTAAAACGAACTAACAATTTAGTACATCAATTCCTCAACAGACACAAGTGTTACTCCGCCGCTTATTTATGCTATGATGGGGAGTTCAAGAGAGATAGCAATTGGACCAGTTGCTGTTGTTTCACTACTATTGTCCTCAATGGTTCCGAAACTTGAAGATCCTACTGCTAATCCAATTGCATATCGAAAGCTCGTGCTTACTGTGACCTTCTTCGCGGGTATTTTTCAAGCTGCCTTTGGACTACTTAGGTAAGTTCAATATTTGCACTGTTTCATCTTAAAATTTACTAAGATCAGTCAATGAATGTTTGTTGTGAATCAAGGGCGGAACCAAGGTACCATAAGGAGTTTCCTCAAAgtattactttatatatatatatatatataaggtcaaaattattttttatgcagcCGAGGTTGGACCCCGTTGGTTTCTTCGTGAGTTTACCTCGTTATATTTTGAACTCCCTTAGAAAAAATTCTCGTTCCACCACTTGTGCTAATTGCGTAGATATTAATTAATTACAGGTTGGGATTTCTGGTTGATTTTCTATCACATGCTGCTATTGTTGGTTTCATGGCTGGTGCTGCTTGTGTGATTGGATTACAACAGCTTAAATCACTACTTGGGATTGCAAACTTTACAAACAAGACAGATATCATCTCTGTCTTAACTTCTATATGCCAATCAATGCATACTGTAaatcaatttgttatttttttgtcttctAATTAAAATCTATATTAGGTAAGTCAGCTAATTACAATGTTTGCTTTTGGCAGTTGAATCCTTATAGCTTTATAATTGGGAGTTCATTTCTGATCTTCATCCTTTCTACCAAGTACTATCTGGCAAGAAACTATATCctttataacttttttttaatcaaaaatatcctttataaatttagtttCACTCCCTATTTTTGAAGCGGAAATGCGGAATATAAATTCATATGTAAAGAATTCACAACATATAGTAGGTGTAAATGCgatagtttttaaattttaataggtTCAATGAAAAAAATCGGAAAGATTATTGAAACATGTGGGTATCTCACCTAAAAGTTTAAATTATACGAGAggacataattttattatttagctATATTCTCAACACGCCTCCTCACATGTGAACCTAATTctttttcatggccaaacatgtgaaaattctttttaataaCAGGTTAGCGGTGAGATTGGATCTCAAAACCTTTGGCTGCTAGCCCATCTCATCTAAAAGTTTTTAATACTAGTTAATTCTATTCTCAACAAAGATTAACTCATAAATTTGAATTCTCAATCAGCCTATCATCTTACCTATCACTCTCTTCCATCCTAGGCTGAATGTAAAAAGTCAACTTTAGTGGATTAATGAAAAGTTTGTGAGTCTTGGCGTAAGTCTTAAAAGTTGTAGAAAAAGATGCTCCACAAAAGAAtgctaaaagaagaaataatatcAAAAGTTGTGATTGCCAAAATGAATTAGCTTGTGGTAGTTGGAAGAAACTGGTAATTTTTATTCAAatcttgtatttatattaaaaaaaatattaaatatatataaatatttaatcgcGAACCCAAATAATATAAGGACTCCTATGGGTTTGATGACAAATTTAGAACCATAAATAGTGAATTTTGACTTTGCTCAGGGGCAGGGGCGAAGCTACATTATTTTTTGGGCGTTTTGGTACCGAGTAAATTCAATGtgaaataggtataattacataaaaaatatataaaaataagtgtaAAGGATATAAAAATACCGACTAAAACAAAAAGTTGGCTGGGTTTATTGACATTTAAACTGATCTTTAGGTTCTCCACTAGAAGGGGCATCCCAGATTTGAACCTCGTTGAggcaattttttacttttttaattttttaagtatcAATTATCCTTAAATTCTGGGTCCGTCACTGCTCGAATTGACTACCATGTATATTGGACTACTTTAACCAAACTTCTGATTTTTCACCAACATACCGTATTGAATTTTCTTTCAGGCAAGAAAGTACAAGAAACTATTCTGGTTAGCTGCTACGGCACCACTGTTGTCTGTAATACTGTCAACACTAGTTGTGTTCTTGACAAGAGCAGATAAACATGGAGTTAAGATAGTGAAGCACATTACTGGAGGATTGAACCCAAGTTCAGTCCACGAATTGCAGTTTAATAGTCCCCATACTGCTGAAGCTGCCAAAATTGGGCTTATCGTTGCACTTGTCGCCCTCACAGTACGTTGCTTTCGTTATTTAGTTATGCGATTACACATTcaaggattttatttttgtttaaaagaTAAAAGACATTGATTGGTTTAATTAAGATTAAGAGTCTGAATTTtaatacatatttaaatattatagtaGTATGTGGCAGTGTTTGACTTTCACGGTATttaagggaaagaaaaaaaaattgaaactagtTGTCTTacaataatttttgaatatttgtgTGATTTTATATTAtggtaaaaagaaaattttaaatttaaattatttttaattatagaaattaCTATAATTAGGTTACATTCATTttggaaaagaattaaaaaaaaaggataacacataaattgggacgaaaTGAGTAATTATGAAGAATTATTTTTTCTAGTGTTGATAGCCGGTGACAATTAAGGTTGATGGTAACAATAGATAAGAATATAATTGAGGCAGATGATAGTGATAGCTAATGATGGCAATGAATGATGGGGGTTGGCGGTATATAGTAATGACAAAGCAGCTTAATACTTTTGATGATCTAAAATTGAACTTCAATGAGAGGCCttaaaaaaaattggaaatttatttttttttagctttttgaaATGCAAAGTTATGAATAATCGTTTAATACTTGATTTCATCTAATGAATTTTTTTCAATTGATATCGTACCTAATCCATTTAAACTTTTTTGAGACATTGTTAATCTTAAGTAAGATTATCTAGCTGACGTAATCGAACTGAATTACTTGATTCATATTTTTGACTTGacatatttgaattttaataaaacagtaaatgaaaaatatatgctacttaacaataatatcaatataaaCAATTTTACATGAAATGAATTGAAATAGTACGAATCTGAATTAGTCAGACTTCAATATGGGTATCGAACaccgaataaaaaaaattgaaatggtAGAACATATGATTCAATAACTtgattagaaaataaatattggtTGCTTCAAACACTTCCTCATAAGTTTAATATCCCAAAAAAAGTTGATCAATAATTTTTCTCCACCACAATTTTGCTCTTATTTGTTCCCGGAATGATATTTGCGAGAAAAAACTATATATTTGAGGAAGAAAGAAAGTGAATAAAGATGTGTGTATTTTGATAATATAAAAAGAAGGATGAATATTGTAACAATAAAAAAATGAAGTGAAAAGTATTCCACAAGTTTTTActgaaagaaaaagtaaaataaaaaataataattactttGTCACATCTCTTCACGAATTTTGTATGTACTAGATTAGATATGAAGCCTGCATCAACACAGAATcaatatatgttacttttttatttcaatttatgaaaagataaaatgaaaagtcaataaatttttttaaatgtgtTACGTTATTAGTtattgatttatagtatttttacgtGATTTTCAGATACTATATGCTactttttttgtctcaatttatgtgacactgatgaaatatttgaaaaagaCAATCAAATTTGTtttatagttttagatattttaaattgttaattatattatgatttatatgacTTTTTtcgtaattttcaagtaatattcctctatcccaatttatatgacattgaTAGATTTTGAAAATTCAAGCAAACATTTTAtacatctttcaaatattttaaattgataattattgtgatttatattatttttcatgaaattttcaaataatgtatCCCAATTAATGTtgtattattgtgatttatattatttttcacaaaaattttaaataatatatctcaatttatgttgcactgataaaattttgggtcaaccaaattttttttatgtatcttcaaataatttaaattattaatactctaatttataatattttttacacaattttcaaatatataacaagttaaaactaaaaataaaataattaaattaaaatttagataatcaattatatttttaatatatttttagattttttaagttgttagctattgcaatttataatacttttttggcatcttaatttaatattttaagttgttagctattataatttataatactctccttgttcaaatttttttggcattgataattaattatattttaaaaataatttaaatttttaattattgtgatttataatatttttattctattctaatttaagcgacattgatataattttgagagtcaaccaaatataaCGATTGAAGTAgagaagcagacatgtcataaatgcctcataataactaattagaagtgatataacaaaattactataaaaaatacttatgaaaaaaaattaagtgggcttcatataagatgtcaaattaatttaaaacattaatagttaatttatcattatatgactattttacctttttttattaaatattattaatttttttaatacttaggtgacttataataattaattaggggtgatataataaaattacagttgaagctgatgaaacaggcatgccatagatgtttattttattttttattaaatattattaattttctaatacataaataacgtATACTCCTTCCGTTTTagaaagaatgacctacttttcttttagtccgtttcaaaaaaaataatcccttttcttttttgataatactttagtttcaactttccatatgatatatttaggaccacaagattaaagggtattttggtacatttgacacaactgtaatttaaaaccacaagattaaaaaattttctttattttcttaaattttgtgtcaagtcaaagcagattattcttttttaaacgagggagtaataattaattaagaatgatattgtAAAATTACGAAGCAAACAGCTAGATGGAAGCAGGCATGACAACCGTCAGCTGACTGCTCACtcacacttatatataatagaaatacATTGGGAAGCTAATTTTAGTCTATTTTGatcaaatcaaaatctaaaaGTTATCttttctttccaatgaaataatgtagtattatttttttttataaaaattatgtaactaCTTTTATTTGTACAAAATGAGGCCCCTAACTAAAGCTTAGACTTTAAGGTTTTatcctatatatggttggctcaAATAATTGATGATGGTGATTGCTGGCGATGATCGATATAGGATGATGTTGGCTAATTATAGTAGTTGATATAGTGGTAGTTGTTGTTGATAACTGTAAATGGACATTAGTGAAAGTAACGATCGATTGTAGTGATTGACAATAATGATATCATGGCTGAGGGTGACGATTGTAGGTAATAGTAATTAATTGATAATGGTGCGCGACAAAAGAGTGATAACTGATAATGGTGGGTGATGGCGTAGCGGTAAATgaatgaaattgatgaattttcatctttgtaaaaattcttaaaataaatattttaatgatatCAAGATTTTGTTACATATTTTAATCAGTCTGACTCTATTCGGATTGATTAAATggttataaaataaaagaaaatgtgcATTTAATAACTAAGATTAAAACTTTGTTTagctaaaaaaaaataagggtaaaGGGTCAAATTTACTATTCTAGTTTGAAAAATTAGTTTATCCTTCGTCATATTTTGGAGTTAAATTTATCATTATTGTCGTACTTTGATGCTCCTCTAGTTTGAAAAATTGGATAAATATATCTTTCGTcatatttttggttaaatttaCCCTCGATGTCATATTTTGGAGCCAAATTTACCTCGTTGTTAAGAAAATTTCTCACATATATTCTTCCTTAATAGAAAAGCTCAAATCAATGTTAAATGATccatttttaaaaagataaaacacACTCTATCTAATCCGCCTGATCCGAACCCTAAAAATGCACAAATAAATATATCTTCCCTCAGTTTTGTTGGTCAATTTTTTTCAACAAACAAATATTCCTCTTTTTTAACGTGTAGCTCTGGTAGGTTGTTTTCAAATGAACAAAACGCAAAATCAATGGAAATAACTCATAAGCATGGAACTAGAGAAAATCTCTAGATCTATTATAAACCCTGCTCCTATTCCAGTTAtgctcaaattttaaatttttgtatgcAATTCATTTGCATCTAGATTCTAGATTCAGGGCACATGTTTTATAAGTAAATGACATGATAAAAATTTATGTAGATGCAACTTGtatataaagacataagaaagaaGAGATGTTACGATTGACACATAATGAGACATCTTAACTCATGCGTTAAGAGAAATATTCAATGGGCCTAATTTGTTGCATTAGACCActaaatatcatttttcatgagCTCTGCACTGATGCAGATCTATGAACCTAGGAAGAGTTGTATTGACTTGTGTTTGCACTGATGCAGATCCATTATTCATGAGCTATGCGCTAATCAATATCTAGTGGCTCCATGTCGTTCGAAAAATTTTAATCAACAAAACTGAGGAgggttatatttatttgtatattttgtggTTCGAGTCGAGTTGGACAAGTTAGATTagagtttgttttatttttaaaaaataaagtatttaatGTCGATTTGGACTTTTCTATTAAAGGAAGGGTAATgtgaaaaatttcttaacaacgacggtaaatttgaccctaaaaCATGACATCGAGAGTAATTTGGCTTCAAAGTATCACGAAGGATACATTTAACCAATTTTCCAAAGTAAAGggataaatttgaccccaaagtatgataATGAGGTTAAATTTAGCCTCAAAATTTGACGAAGAATATGTTTAACCAATTTTTCAAAGTTGAGGAATAAATGTGATCCTTtccctaaaaataaatattgtgacaTTTACTTATAATAGGACTGATTATAGCTTGTTTGGTTAAACttctaaaatcaacttatttttaaaagtgtttttccAGAAGTATTTTCAAAAAAGTACTTTTGATGAGAAGAAGTTTGTATTTGGTAAATAAACTTAAAAAACATTTTTGAATAGTAATTAGTGTTTGACCAAACTTTTGAAAATTGTTtgtgtattttttaaaagtacttttcaaaattacttttttttaggAGAAACTACTTTTTTTAGCTTAAAAACTATTTTTCTGATCTCAAAAaacacttattttctttcaaaatcttgGTCAAATTATACCTCAttcttttgagaaaaaataaacacattttgagaaaaataagtttcaTCAACAGGCTATAAGTGGttgtaacataaaataaagaacaaatgcaCTTTAGTTTTCCTAGttgcttaaaaaaaaaaaaatcttatgttCAACGTACGGACAGGAAGCTATTGCGGTTGGGCGATCTTTTGCAACTATGAAAGGGTACCGTCTTGATGGAAACAAGGAAATGCTGGCTATGGGTGTTATGAACATTACAGGATCATTAACTTCTAGTTATGTTGCAACTGGTGAGTCTTTTTGTTATATTTCCAGATAACATGTTTCTATCTTccatgatattttttaaaatttcttgaagttcttttaGTATGAAATTGCTTTCAACTTGTAACCTATGCAACTTTGACTCGAGGCAACTTCAGTGAAATAATAATTGACCGTATAgctgaaaaaatgaaagaaattgccAGAAATAAGGTAAGTAAATTATAAATAGTACTTTTAACCTCAACTTGACCATTTACACCACTTTAGTAGAAGTTTGGCACATTCCGTCCTACCAAATCGACTACAGGACGGTAAACAATTAAGGGAAATTTTTAGTTGCACTGAACGTTTACatcatattaaattatattagTTATAACATGGTTAAATAATAGATCTATTGGGGTGATAATATATGTTAATCAACCATAGATATCGCCAAGCTAAAAGGAAAACGGCTTCGCTCGGTGTATGTTAAGCTACCGTGCATCTGTCATGGGCAAGAGAGCTCGCGTTACTTCTGTGAAGACAATAATGGCTACAGAAGCTCAAAATGCACATCACATAGCTTGAAAGGGGACTAAGCTTGCACTGGAGGCAACAATGGCGTCGGAATCGAGTACCAGTGGATCCAAATCCAATGAAACGGTATCAATTTCAGCTACACAGAAATCTGAGAATCGATGTTTACAATTAACTTCGATAAATGCAAAAGCAAAGCTTTGAGGTGCAGGAGACAGTTAGGCAATGGCATGATCTGATCAAGCACACTCAGCCAGTACGACTACCTATTCAGGCACAAGTAATTTGAAATCATGGGCTGACCTAGTGGAGGAAGAAGAAGTGGAGAAGAAGAGCTCAGTTTGGGACAATTTTTACATTTCGAAAACTTTGAATGTGGGCTTTAAGCTTGAGTATGTAGCTCTAAAGAAGAAAGGTGAGTCTCCTATACTAGAAATTGACTATGATGACATTGAATCAGAGATCAACTTGTGGAAAAATGCAACAGTGTGTTATGTGTTGGGTGCTTATCCCCCCTTTGAGGTGGAAAATGGATTCATTTAAAGAATATGGACTAAACATGGCATAAACAAAATATGGTGAAAAATGGATTAGTCCTTGTGTGTTTTGACACTGCAGAGGAACAAAATGAGGTTGTGCAAGGGTGTATGTTCCATTTTGATAACAAGTCATTCATAGTGAAGGCTTGGAGCCTTGAAATAGAATTCACTAGAGATGA of the Capsicum annuum cultivar UCD-10X-F1 chromosome 11, UCD10Xv1.1, whole genome shotgun sequence genome contains:
- the LOC107848439 gene encoding low affinity sulfate transporter 3, whose translation is MAVAREGETQSSQFAPTLPSTIEPSSEGSNTKGFSQTLQSFGETEKVQLSQFSQTLQTPVASERRCDWVLNVPEPPGLLSNLKSSFKKTVLCPLENKIQCLGKHPVPAVVSILNVIFPPLSWCKEYNVKNLKRDILAGLTLASLCIPQSIGYATLAKLDPQYGLYTSVTPPLIYAMMGSSREIAIGPVAVVSLLLSSMVPKLEDPTANPIAYRKLVLTVTFFAGIFQAAFGLLRLGFLVDFLSHAAIVGFMAGAACVIGLQQLKSLLGIANFTNKTDIISVLTSICQSMHTLNPYSFIIGSSFLIFILSTKYYLARKYKKLFWLAATAPLLSVILSTLVVFLTRADKHGVKIVKHITGGLNPSSVHELQFNSPHTAEAAKIGLIVALVALTEAIAVGRSFATMKGYRLDGNKEMLAMGVMNITGSLTSSYVATGSFSRTAVNFSAGCETAVSNIVMAVTVLISLEFFTRLLYFTPVAILASIILSALPGLINLSEAKYIWKVDKMDFLTCAAAFLGVLFVSVEIGLLLAVGISFAKIILNSVQPGTEKLGRLPGSDLFGDVEQYPIASTTPGALIVRVKSALLCFANANFIRGRILNLALKEHDEDVVENGDQDRVKLVILDMSNLLNIDTSSIASLEELQNELESNGMQLALANPRWHVIHKLKLANFLKKIEGRIFLTIGEAIEACLTSKNMLPI